One Eurosta solidaginis isolate ZX-2024a chromosome 5, ASM4086904v1, whole genome shotgun sequence DNA segment encodes these proteins:
- the LOC137253448 gene encoding T-cell activation inhibitor, mitochondrial isoform X3 encodes MFSRWNLVTAKNSNKLQSLPWSDILWRHISSELTNALRPFYFAVHPDLFGQHPEQRNVNENSLKLLSAHMESLYERKYHALHETKTLQFYIRDDKASSRDTFKLIKVTLDQRSKDPKALVQRLLELCNLPTEYVKTIKPLPYAAATSATATAAGFANAVNPFNTGGDYNYGTQFSAFENAFTYAKEEQKKTLDAWLKENVSVAKMRSAELDDLKDEVKKLQQAVTKRLQLKDIRYDCGWNYEHFRGCLKSLERMTDLHADVMGSLKNRILVFAPFTGVSLEGHIMLFTGDVLTSWKDFIKNIPEHDEFLKRVPLYENTLSQVLLNIKIGRRKFMPKQQAREYASHLIKVTTTIGDYLTVNKFPKTWPATLEDYEIVIESEAGPLMVNPEGQLIAPATCPGFMLVDFLTANLNTAKENTKKYQAQKAVERQLTAKCTEKLKLQTLTKDDSVTPDKMIDTLNKLLECEGMHFKELNLHITNYYSVLTDGIVCIPWDFIPRLLLGLAIPTNLR; translated from the exons ATGTTCTCCCGTTGGAATTTAGTTACTGcgaaaaattcaaacaaattgcAATCCTTACCATGGTCAGACATTTTATGGAGGCATATTAGCAGTGAGCTGACAAACGCTCTCCGACCCTTCTATTTTGCGGTGCATCCAGATTTGTTTGGACAACATCCGGAGCAACGCAATGTAAATGAAAATTCTTTAAAGCTTTTGAGCGCACATATGGAATCATTATATGAGCGCAAATACCACGCATTGCATGAAACTAAAACGTTACAGTTCTACATACGTGATGATAAGGCGAGCTCGCGTGATACTTTCAAATTAATTAAGGTGACATTGGATCAACGATCAAAAGACCCAAAAGCTTTAGTACAACGCTTGTTGGAATTGTGTAATCTTCCAACGGAATATGTCAAAACGATCAAACCATTGCCGTACGCAGCAGCAACAAGCGCCACAGCAACCGCGGCGGGTTTCGCCAATGCCGTGAATCCATTCAACACTGGAGGAGATTATAATTACGGCACTCAATTCTCAGCTTTCGAAAATGCCTTTACTTAT GCAAAGGAAGAGCAAAAGAAAACATTGGATGCTTGGTTAAAGGAAAATGTATCAGTAGCGAAAATGCGCTCCGCTGAATTAGATGATTTGAAAGATGAAGTAAAGAAATTACAACAAGCTGTAACAAAGCGTTTACAACTAAAGGATATACGTTATGATTGCGGATGGAATTACGAACATTTTCGTGGCTGTTTGAAATCTTTAGAACGTATGACCGATTTGCATGCTGATGTAATGGGCTCGTTGAAAAATCGCATattagtttttgcacccttcacTGGTGTAAGCCTCGAAGGACACATAATGTTATTTACCGGCGATGTGCTAACAAGTTggaaagattttataaaaaacattCCTGAGCACGATGAGTTTCTAAAAAGGGTTCCGTTGTATGAAAACACATTGTCTCAAGTATTGCTCAATATAAAAATTGGTCGTAGAAAATTTATGCCTAAACAACAAGCACGCGAGTACGCATCCCATTTAATTAAGGTGACAACAACAATCGGTGACTACCTAACTGTAAATAAGTTTCCCAAAACTTGGCCAGCTACACTGGAAGACTATGAAATTGTTATCGAATCAGAGGCTGGTCCTCTGATGGTAAATCCTGAAGGTCAATTAATTGCGCCAGCAACATGCCCAGGCTTCATGTTAGTCGATTTTTTAACCGCGAATTTAAATACAGCTAAGGAAAATACGAAAAAGTATCAAGCACAAAAGGCAGTGGAACGACAATTGACTGCAAAGTGCACAGAAAAACTAAAATTACAAACATTAACTAAAGATGACTCCGTAACGCCAGATAAAATGATAGACACGTTGAACAAGCTATTAGAATGTGAGGGCATGCATTTCAAAGAATTAAATTTGCATATAACAAATTATTATTCGGTGCTTACGGACGGTATTGTGTGCATACCCTGGGACTTTATACCAAG ATTATTACTTGGATTAGCTATACCGACCAACCTTCGGTAA
- the LOC137253448 gene encoding T-cell activation inhibitor, mitochondrial isoform X4, translated as MFSRWNLVTAKNSNKLQSLPWSDILWRHISSELTNALRPFYFAVHPDLFGQHPEQRNVNENSLKLLSAHMESLYERKYHALHETKTLQFYIRDDKASSRDTFKLIKVTLDQRSKDPKALVQRLLELCNLPTEYVKTIKPLPYAAATSATATAAGFANAVNPFNTGGDYNYGTQFSAFENAFTYAKEEQKKTLDAWLKENVSVAKMRSAELDDLKDEVKKLQQAVTKRLQLKDIRYDCGWNYEHFRGCLKSLERMTDLHADVMGSLKNRILVFAPFTGVSLEGHIMLFTGDVLTSWKDFIKNIPEHDEFLKRVPLYENTLSQVLLNIKIGRRKFMPKQQAREYASHLIKVTTTIGDYLTVNKFPKTWPATLEDYEIVIESEAGPLMVNPEGQLIAPATCPGFMLVDFLTANLNTAKENTKKYQAQKAVERQLTAKCTEKLKLQTLTKDDSVTPDKMIDTLNKLLECEGMHFKELNLHITNYYSVLTDGIVCIPWDFIPS; from the exons ATGTTCTCCCGTTGGAATTTAGTTACTGcgaaaaattcaaacaaattgcAATCCTTACCATGGTCAGACATTTTATGGAGGCATATTAGCAGTGAGCTGACAAACGCTCTCCGACCCTTCTATTTTGCGGTGCATCCAGATTTGTTTGGACAACATCCGGAGCAACGCAATGTAAATGAAAATTCTTTAAAGCTTTTGAGCGCACATATGGAATCATTATATGAGCGCAAATACCACGCATTGCATGAAACTAAAACGTTACAGTTCTACATACGTGATGATAAGGCGAGCTCGCGTGATACTTTCAAATTAATTAAGGTGACATTGGATCAACGATCAAAAGACCCAAAAGCTTTAGTACAACGCTTGTTGGAATTGTGTAATCTTCCAACGGAATATGTCAAAACGATCAAACCATTGCCGTACGCAGCAGCAACAAGCGCCACAGCAACCGCGGCGGGTTTCGCCAATGCCGTGAATCCATTCAACACTGGAGGAGATTATAATTACGGCACTCAATTCTCAGCTTTCGAAAATGCCTTTACTTAT GCAAAGGAAGAGCAAAAGAAAACATTGGATGCTTGGTTAAAGGAAAATGTATCAGTAGCGAAAATGCGCTCCGCTGAATTAGATGATTTGAAAGATGAAGTAAAGAAATTACAACAAGCTGTAACAAAGCGTTTACAACTAAAGGATATACGTTATGATTGCGGATGGAATTACGAACATTTTCGTGGCTGTTTGAAATCTTTAGAACGTATGACCGATTTGCATGCTGATGTAATGGGCTCGTTGAAAAATCGCATattagtttttgcacccttcacTGGTGTAAGCCTCGAAGGACACATAATGTTATTTACCGGCGATGTGCTAACAAGTTggaaagattttataaaaaacattCCTGAGCACGATGAGTTTCTAAAAAGGGTTCCGTTGTATGAAAACACATTGTCTCAAGTATTGCTCAATATAAAAATTGGTCGTAGAAAATTTATGCCTAAACAACAAGCACGCGAGTACGCATCCCATTTAATTAAGGTGACAACAACAATCGGTGACTACCTAACTGTAAATAAGTTTCCCAAAACTTGGCCAGCTACACTGGAAGACTATGAAATTGTTATCGAATCAGAGGCTGGTCCTCTGATGGTAAATCCTGAAGGTCAATTAATTGCGCCAGCAACATGCCCAGGCTTCATGTTAGTCGATTTTTTAACCGCGAATTTAAATACAGCTAAGGAAAATACGAAAAAGTATCAAGCACAAAAGGCAGTGGAACGACAATTGACTGCAAAGTGCACAGAAAAACTAAAATTACAAACATTAACTAAAGATGACTCCGTAACGCCAGATAAAATGATAGACACGTTGAACAAGCTATTAGAATGTGAGGGCATGCATTTCAAAGAATTAAATTTGCATATAACAAATTATTATTCGGTGCTTACGGACGGTATTGTGTGCATACCCTGGGACTTTATACCAAG
- the LOC137253448 gene encoding T-cell activation inhibitor, mitochondrial isoform X2 translates to MFSRWNLVTAKNSNKLQSLPWSDILWRHISSELTNALRPFYFAVHPDLFGQHPEQRNVNENSLKLLSAHMESLYERKYHALHETKTLQFYIRDDKASSRDTFKLIKVTLDQRSKDPKALVQRLLELCNLPTEYVKTIKPLPYAAATSATATAAGFANAVNPFNTGGDYNYGTQFSAFENAFTYAKEEQKKTLDAWLKENVSVAKMRSAELDDLKDEVKKLQQAVTKRLQLKDIRYDCGWNYEHFRGCLKSLERMTDLHADVMGSLKNRILVFAPFTGVSLEGHIMLFTGDVLTSWKDFIKNIPEHDEFLKRVPLYENTLSQVLLNIKIGRRKFMPKQQAREYASHLIKVTTTIGDYLTVNKFPKTWPATLEDYEIVIESEAGPLMVNPEGQLIAPATCPGFMLVDFLTANLNTAKENTKKYQAQKAVERQLTAKCTEKLKLQTLTKDDSVTPDKMIDTLNKLLECEGMHFKELNLHITNYYSVLTDGIVCIPWDFIPSRKVYHKQRKSSLYI, encoded by the exons ATGTTCTCCCGTTGGAATTTAGTTACTGcgaaaaattcaaacaaattgcAATCCTTACCATGGTCAGACATTTTATGGAGGCATATTAGCAGTGAGCTGACAAACGCTCTCCGACCCTTCTATTTTGCGGTGCATCCAGATTTGTTTGGACAACATCCGGAGCAACGCAATGTAAATGAAAATTCTTTAAAGCTTTTGAGCGCACATATGGAATCATTATATGAGCGCAAATACCACGCATTGCATGAAACTAAAACGTTACAGTTCTACATACGTGATGATAAGGCGAGCTCGCGTGATACTTTCAAATTAATTAAGGTGACATTGGATCAACGATCAAAAGACCCAAAAGCTTTAGTACAACGCTTGTTGGAATTGTGTAATCTTCCAACGGAATATGTCAAAACGATCAAACCATTGCCGTACGCAGCAGCAACAAGCGCCACAGCAACCGCGGCGGGTTTCGCCAATGCCGTGAATCCATTCAACACTGGAGGAGATTATAATTACGGCACTCAATTCTCAGCTTTCGAAAATGCCTTTACTTAT GCAAAGGAAGAGCAAAAGAAAACATTGGATGCTTGGTTAAAGGAAAATGTATCAGTAGCGAAAATGCGCTCCGCTGAATTAGATGATTTGAAAGATGAAGTAAAGAAATTACAACAAGCTGTAACAAAGCGTTTACAACTAAAGGATATACGTTATGATTGCGGATGGAATTACGAACATTTTCGTGGCTGTTTGAAATCTTTAGAACGTATGACCGATTTGCATGCTGATGTAATGGGCTCGTTGAAAAATCGCATattagtttttgcacccttcacTGGTGTAAGCCTCGAAGGACACATAATGTTATTTACCGGCGATGTGCTAACAAGTTggaaagattttataaaaaacattCCTGAGCACGATGAGTTTCTAAAAAGGGTTCCGTTGTATGAAAACACATTGTCTCAAGTATTGCTCAATATAAAAATTGGTCGTAGAAAATTTATGCCTAAACAACAAGCACGCGAGTACGCATCCCATTTAATTAAGGTGACAACAACAATCGGTGACTACCTAACTGTAAATAAGTTTCCCAAAACTTGGCCAGCTACACTGGAAGACTATGAAATTGTTATCGAATCAGAGGCTGGTCCTCTGATGGTAAATCCTGAAGGTCAATTAATTGCGCCAGCAACATGCCCAGGCTTCATGTTAGTCGATTTTTTAACCGCGAATTTAAATACAGCTAAGGAAAATACGAAAAAGTATCAAGCACAAAAGGCAGTGGAACGACAATTGACTGCAAAGTGCACAGAAAAACTAAAATTACAAACATTAACTAAAGATGACTCCGTAACGCCAGATAAAATGATAGACACGTTGAACAAGCTATTAGAATGTGAGGGCATGCATTTCAAAGAATTAAATTTGCATATAACAAATTATTATTCGGTGCTTACGGACGGTATTGTGTGCATACCCTGGGACTTTATACCAAG
- the LOC137253448 gene encoding T-cell activation inhibitor, mitochondrial isoform X1, with protein sequence MFSRWNLVTAKNSNKLQSLPWSDILWRHISSELTNALRPFYFAVHPDLFGQHPEQRNVNENSLKLLSAHMESLYERKYHALHETKTLQFYIRDDKASSRDTFKLIKVTLDQRSKDPKALVQRLLELCNLPTEYVKTIKPLPYAAATSATATAAGFANAVNPFNTGGDYNYGTQFSAFENAFTYAKEEQKKTLDAWLKENVSVAKMRSAELDDLKDEVKKLQQAVTKRLQLKDIRYDCGWNYEHFRGCLKSLERMTDLHADVMGSLKNRILVFAPFTGVSLEGHIMLFTGDVLTSWKDFIKNIPEHDEFLKRVPLYENTLSQVLLNIKIGRRKFMPKQQAREYASHLIKVTTTIGDYLTVNKFPKTWPATLEDYEIVIESEAGPLMVNPEGQLIAPATCPGFMLVDFLTANLNTAKENTKKYQAQKAVERQLTAKCTEKLKLQTLTKDDSVTPDKMIDTLNKLLECEGMHFKELNLHITNYYSVLTDGIVCIPWDFIPRSLNLIYFIIKHVHSQCLRKKGKC encoded by the exons ATGTTCTCCCGTTGGAATTTAGTTACTGcgaaaaattcaaacaaattgcAATCCTTACCATGGTCAGACATTTTATGGAGGCATATTAGCAGTGAGCTGACAAACGCTCTCCGACCCTTCTATTTTGCGGTGCATCCAGATTTGTTTGGACAACATCCGGAGCAACGCAATGTAAATGAAAATTCTTTAAAGCTTTTGAGCGCACATATGGAATCATTATATGAGCGCAAATACCACGCATTGCATGAAACTAAAACGTTACAGTTCTACATACGTGATGATAAGGCGAGCTCGCGTGATACTTTCAAATTAATTAAGGTGACATTGGATCAACGATCAAAAGACCCAAAAGCTTTAGTACAACGCTTGTTGGAATTGTGTAATCTTCCAACGGAATATGTCAAAACGATCAAACCATTGCCGTACGCAGCAGCAACAAGCGCCACAGCAACCGCGGCGGGTTTCGCCAATGCCGTGAATCCATTCAACACTGGAGGAGATTATAATTACGGCACTCAATTCTCAGCTTTCGAAAATGCCTTTACTTAT GCAAAGGAAGAGCAAAAGAAAACATTGGATGCTTGGTTAAAGGAAAATGTATCAGTAGCGAAAATGCGCTCCGCTGAATTAGATGATTTGAAAGATGAAGTAAAGAAATTACAACAAGCTGTAACAAAGCGTTTACAACTAAAGGATATACGTTATGATTGCGGATGGAATTACGAACATTTTCGTGGCTGTTTGAAATCTTTAGAACGTATGACCGATTTGCATGCTGATGTAATGGGCTCGTTGAAAAATCGCATattagtttttgcacccttcacTGGTGTAAGCCTCGAAGGACACATAATGTTATTTACCGGCGATGTGCTAACAAGTTggaaagattttataaaaaacattCCTGAGCACGATGAGTTTCTAAAAAGGGTTCCGTTGTATGAAAACACATTGTCTCAAGTATTGCTCAATATAAAAATTGGTCGTAGAAAATTTATGCCTAAACAACAAGCACGCGAGTACGCATCCCATTTAATTAAGGTGACAACAACAATCGGTGACTACCTAACTGTAAATAAGTTTCCCAAAACTTGGCCAGCTACACTGGAAGACTATGAAATTGTTATCGAATCAGAGGCTGGTCCTCTGATGGTAAATCCTGAAGGTCAATTAATTGCGCCAGCAACATGCCCAGGCTTCATGTTAGTCGATTTTTTAACCGCGAATTTAAATACAGCTAAGGAAAATACGAAAAAGTATCAAGCACAAAAGGCAGTGGAACGACAATTGACTGCAAAGTGCACAGAAAAACTAAAATTACAAACATTAACTAAAGATGACTCCGTAACGCCAGATAAAATGATAGACACGTTGAACAAGCTATTAGAATGTGAGGGCATGCATTTCAAAGAATTAAATTTGCATATAACAAATTATTATTCGGTGCTTACGGACGGTATTGTGTGCATACCCTGGGACTTTATACCAAG GAGTCTCAACTTAATATACTTCATCATCAAGCATGTGCATTCGCAATGTCTGCGGAAAAAAGGCAAATGCTAG